A stretch of DNA from Anaerobacillus sp. CMMVII:
ACTACTCATATCCGTTAGGAAATGTAAAAATAGTTCTTCTGAATCTGAAGGTCCAGGATGGGCCTCTGGATGAAATTGTACAGACGTAATTGGGTAAAGATTGTGCGACATTCTTCTATTGATTGATCGTTGATATTTATATAAAGAGGCGTAAACCCTGTTTTCTTTAAACTTTCTTCTGTTACAACGTAACTATGATTTTGCGACGTAATATATACTTTCTTCGAAACTATGTTTTGAACAGGTTGATTTGCTCCTCGATGTCCGAAGCGAAGCTTCTGAGTATCACCACCAAATGCAAGAGCCAAAAGCTGATGTCCTAAACAAATCCCCATAGTCGGGTAGGTGGTTGCTAACCGTTTAATTTGCCCGGTTAAACTTAGAAGTTTTTTGGGATTTCCAGGACCATTTGACAAGAGAAGCCCATCTGGTTTTAAACAATTAATTGTTTTTTCATCTGTATTATACGGGACAACAGTTACTTTGCAGCCTAATTTTAGTAGTGTTGTTAAAATTGATTTTTTAAAACCAAAATCGATTAAGACAACATGGTATTCCCCTTCTCCAAACGTTTCAATTTTCGATGTAGAAACTTCTTCAACTATATTTCTAGTTCCAATCATTTGTTTTGTGCTAAAATCTATTTTTTCGACATCAGTCGTGATAATTGCACCCATATCACCTAACTCGCGAATACGCTTTACAACCGCTCTAGTATCAACTCCTACTAGAATTGGAATAGAATTACTTTCGGCGTAGTTTTTTAGGGAGCTAGTAGCTTGGTAATGGTAGGCTTGGTTTCGGCAGCCTTGCATAATTAAGGCAGAAGCTTGTGGAACTATGCTTTCTTGGTCGTCACCGTTATACCATAGTTTCCAATTAGTGGATAAGTGAAAACAACCATTTGACCTCTAAAGGACGGATCAGTAACCACTTCCTCATATCCAGTCATTCCTGTAAAAAACACAACCTCACCATATACTTCTTGTTCGGTTCCTAATAACTCACCTTCAAAAATTCACCTGTTGATAATACTAAATAGCCCTTCACTTTCCTTCCCCCTCTATTTAAAAGACGAGTAAAAATCATCTCTGTTGTATTTTTATTCATAAAACCTCAAAAAAACAATCCATTTATAAGGCTCTTTTGTTAACGTTTTACGCCTGCAGTTACTCGTTGCACATATTACCTCATATTCACGGCTCTTCTCGTAAACTTTTTGGCTTTGTGGAAATTATTTCAATGTATAGTAGATTGTTAGAAAAGATGCTCCTGATATATCATATCATTTCTGGCTATTTTAAAAGCAACAACCTTTAAGAAAACACCTATATTCAAAGAGAAACCTATACAAATACAGCCAAATCTAGGGCAATCATCTCAACCGCTTGATCTAATTCAGCAAAGCTGACTGTTAATGGTGGTAAGAGTCGTAATACATTTGATCCTGCATTTAAGACTAATAAGCCTTTATCCCTTAATGAGGATATGAAAGTACTAACATCTTGATGACACTCAATCCCTACCATAAGCCCTTTGCCTCGAATTTCCTTAACAGTTGGTGCTGATTTTAGTGCTGTTTGTAGGCTTGATAAAAATATGCACCTTTTTCTTCAACTTCTGCTAAGAAATTTTCCTCGAAGATGATTTCAGTTGTCGCACTTGCTGCTGCCATAGCTAAAGGGTTACCACCAAATGTTGAACCGTGACTCCCTGGGCCAAATGCTTCAATTAGGTGCTTATTACCAATAAGAGCCCCCACAGGAAAACCATTTCCTAATCCTTTAGCAACTGTAATGATATCAGGTGACATATTGTAATGCTGATAACCAAACGCCTTACCGGTTCGGCCAATTCCCGTTTGCACTTCATCGACAACAACTAAAAAATCATGTTTTTGTTTAACTCATTGATAGTTTCAATAAATTCATTGGTTGCTATGCGAACGCCACCTTCACCTTGAATAACCTCAAGGAAAATTGCTGCTACTTGATCATCTACCACTGCTTTTAATGCCTCACAATCGTTATATGGAACATATGAAAATCCTTCTAATAATGGTGTAAAACCTTTGTGGATTTTGTCTTGTCCAGTTGCTGATAAACTTCCCATGGTTCTCCCATGAAACGATTGAAAAAAAGTGATAATGTTCGTTTTTTTAGTTGCTTTTCTTACTAACTTTATCGCCGCTTCATTTGCCTCTGTCCCACTGTTACAAAAAAATACTGCATCACCAGTAGAGTTCTCGACTAATTGTTTAGCTACCGCCTCTTGACCTTCTATATGAAATAGATTAGAAACATGAACTACTTGATCTAATTGTTTTTTTATCGCATCATTAACCTTAGGATGGCAGTGGCCGAGATTGCAAACGGCAATCCCCGCTACGAAATCTAAATAGGCCTGACCATGCTTATCAATAATTGTTGTTCCTTTAGCTTCAGCAACTTTAAGTGGCCATTTATTATAGGTAGGAAATAAATAACTCATTGAAACACCCTCTTTTTAGTATTGAGTACGGAGTTTTGAGTTTCATAACTTTGCTAAGAAGATAACCATGTCTTATCTCATAACTCAAAACTCATAACTGGTTCTTTTGATTTTACGATTTTTGTCCCTACTAATTCGCGACCGTCCATCAGGTTTTTACCTTTCCCATCGATAATGTAAACCTCATCAATGTGTCCCTGGAGACATTTGGCTGCAGCTGTCACTTTTGGGATCATTCCTCCATAAATCGTACCATCTTCAATCATTTCAGTAATTTCTGAAATTGAAACAACCTTTTGTAATTGATTGTCTTTCAGTATTCCTGGTACATCAGTAACAAAAATCATCTTTTTAGCTTTGATACTTTCTGCTACAGCTCCAGCAGCTGTATCAGCATTGATGTTATAATGATTACCAGCATCATCAATTCCAATTGGAGCTATGACGGGCATAACGTTTATACTTAATAATTGCTGAAGAAATTCACCATTTACGCTCGTCACTTTACCAACAAATCCAAGTTGTTCTTTATTAATTGGTAAAGCTTTAAGTAAGGATGCATCGCAGCCTGAAATACCGATGCTTGTTAGACCCGCTTTTTGAAATTTCGTTACAAGCCACTTGTTCACCTTTCCGGTTAAAACCATTTCTGCTACCTCTAAAACCTCTTCAGTCGTTTTCCGCAGTCCACCAACAAACTCACTTGTAACCTGTAATTTATTTAGTAATTCATTTATCTCAGGACCACCACCATGAACGATGATTGGCTTCAAATCTAAATCCTTTAACAGTTTCATGCTAGAAAAAAACTGGTCTGAAAGCTCATTTAATGTGCTGCCACCACACTTTACAACTATGACATCATTCATTGGTTTCGCTCCTTCTGGTTATGTTCGATAACCTGCATTTATCCTGACGTAATCATAGGTTAAATCACAGCCCCAGGCCTTCCCAGTTCCTTCACCTAGATGCAAATCTACATAAATAGTAATATTTTCTGTTGCCAAATACTCAGTAGCATCTTCTTCTGAAAAAGGAATGGGCATGCCATTTTGTAATGTTTGAATTTTCCCAATAGAAATATCAATTGTATCAGGGTTTATGTCTGCACCACTGTAGCCTGTTGCACAAATAATTCTTCCCCAGTTTGCATCAGTTCCGTAAATTGCAGATTTTACAAGATCTGACCCTACGATTGACTTAGCAACTTTCCCAGCATCTTCATCACTTATAGCACCCTTTACTTGTACCTCAATCAGCTTTGTTGCCCCTTCACCATCACGAGCAATTTTTTTGCAAGATGTTCGCAAGTCATTTGCAACCCGTGAACAAATTGGTCCCATTCAGGGTGTGTATCGGTTAACGTTTCATTATTTGCTAAACCACTAGCCATTACAACGACAGTATCGTTTGTTGAAGTATCTCCATCTACAGTAATTCGATTAAAGGTTACATCAATCACTTGACTTAATGCCTTTTGCAGCCACACTGGCTCAATATTCGCATCAGTGGTTACGAAAGCTAGCATGGTCGCCATATTTGGATGAATCATTCCAGAACCTTTTGCGGCACCACCAAAGGTAATTGTTTTCCCATCTATAGTGGTTTGAAAACATGCTCTTTTATTAATTGTATCTGTAGTTAGAATTGCTTCATTAAAACGTTCTGCTGCATCGAACTTCACTTGGGTAAGTGCTTTTATTTTTTTAATACCATTAACTATTTTATCAATTTGTAGAAACTCACCAATGACTCCGGTTGACGATACAGCTACGTAATGCTCTGGAACCCCAAAAACTTCAGCTGTAGCTTTTCGCATTGTATACGCATCTTCAACCCCTTTTTTTCCAGTACAAGCATTTGCATTCCCACTGTTTACGATAATTGCTTGAAGCTTACCTTCTTGAGCTATACTCTCTTTTGTCACCTTTATCGGAGCAGCCTGCACTTTATTTAATGTGTACACAGCCGCACTACTTGCAGGAACTTCACAGTAGATCACCCCTAAGTCTAAACGATACCGTTTTACACCCGTGTGTAAACCCGCTGCATAAAATCCTTTCGGAGTAATGATACTACCAGCCTCTACAGGACTAGCCGAAAAACTTTTAACGTTGTATCCAATTCCTTCACCTCATTATAATTATTGCTTATGGTAAGATGGGCGGGGCCAAAAGCCCTGTTCCTTCATCAATTCCTAGCATTACATTTAAGTTTTGAACTGCCTGACCTGCAGCTCCTTTCATCAAGTTGTCAATCACTGATACAATTGTTACCCACCCAGTTCGTTCATCGTAGGTGATCCCAATATCACAGTAATTTGAACCATATACTTCCTTAGTAGCTGGATATTCTCCTATGCCCCTTACTCTGACGAATTTGTCTTCTTGATAATGATGCTGATACAATTCGCGTAGTTCCTTTTCAGTTATCATTTGAAGCGGTTTACAATAAATGGTTGCCATAATTCCCCTCGTCATTGGTACTAGATGAGTATT
This window harbors:
- the argB gene encoding acetylglutamate kinase translates to MNDVIVVKCGGSTLNELSDQFFSSMKLLKDLDLKPIIVHGGGPEINELLNKLQVTSEFVGGLRKTTEEVLEVAEMVLTGKVNKWLVTKFQKAGLTSIGISGCDASLLKALPINKEQLGFVGKVTSVNGEFLQQLLSINVMPVIAPIGIDDAGNHYNINADTAAGAVAESIKAKKMIFVTDVPGILKDNQLQKVVSISEITEMIEDGTIYGGMIPKVTAAAKCLQGHIDEVYIIDGKGKNLMDGRELVGTKIVKSKEPVMSFEL